The genomic region AGCGGCTGTTCCGCACGCTCAACGAGCGCATTGCCTTCCTGATGAAGGGCGGCCCGGTCGCGCAGATCGACCCGAAACTGCCGCCACCGGATTCCGGCATCCTCGGCCCGAACGTCACGCCGGACAACCTGACCATTACCGTTTCCGTCGGCGAGTCGCTGTTCGATGAGCGCTTCGGTCTGGCCGACGCCAAACCCAAGCGCCTGATCCGCATGGTCGGTTTCCCCAACGATGCACTGGAAGCCGATTGCTGCCACGGCGACCTGAGCCTGCAGTTCTGCTCGAACACCGCCGACACCAACATTCACGCCCTGCGCGACATCGTCAAAAACCTGCCTGACCTGCTGCTGGTGCGCTGGAAGCAGGAAGGCAGCGTGCCGCCGCAAGCCCCGGCGAAACCCGGTGTGCCAGCACAATCGGCGCGCAATTTTCTCGGCTTTCGCGATGGCTCGGCCAACCCCGATTCCAACGACAGCAAAGCCATGGATCGCCTGGTGTGGGTGCAACCGGGCAGTGATGAACCGGCCTGGGCGGCGCACGGCAGCTATCAAGCAGTGCGGATCATCCGCAATTTTGTCGAGCGCTGGGACCGCACGCCGCTGCAGGAACAGGAGAGCATCATAGGTCGGGTGAAAACCACCGGCGCACCGATGGGCGCGCAGCGTGAAAGCGAAGTTCCGGATTACAGCAAAGACCCGGCCGGCAAGCTGACCAAACTCGACGCGCACATTCGTCTGGCTAATCCGCGTACGGCTGCAACCCAGGCCAACCTGATCCTGCGCCGGCCATTCAACTATTCGAATGGCGTAAACAAGAACGGCCAGCTCGACATGGGCCTGCTGTTCATCTGTTACCAGGCCGATCTGGAAAAAGGCTTCATCACCGTGCAGACCCGCCTCAACGGCGAACCGCTTGAGGAATACCTCAAACCGGTCGGCGGCGGGTACTTCTTCACCCTGCCCGGTGTTACGGGCGACAAGGACTTCATCGGTCGCTCGCTGCTCAACGCCACACAACCGAAAACCGCTGCATAAAACAACATCCCAACACTGGAGCCGCCCCCATGAAAAAGACGCCACTCGCGTTATTGCTGACCCTTGGTTTGCTCAACACCCCGCTGTCAGCGTTCGCCGCGACAGCGCCGCTGGATCTGGTCGGGCCGGTGTCGGACTACAAGATTTACGTCACCGAACAATTGGATGAACTGGGCAGCCACACTCAACAATTCACCGATGCGGTGAAGAAAGGCGACCTCGCCACTGCGCAAAAGCTCTACGCACCGACCCGCGTTTTCTACGAGTCGATCGAGCCGATTGCCGAGCTGTTCAGTGACCTCGATGCGTCCATCGACTCCCGTGTCGACGATCACGAGAAAGGCGTGAAGGCTGAAGACTTCACCGGTTTCCACCGCATCGAGTACACGCTGTTCTCGGAAAAAAGCACCCAAGGCCTGAACGAACTGGCGGACAAGCTCAACAGCGACGTCAAAGACCTGCAGACCCGCGTCGCCGGGCTGACCTTCCCGCCGGAGAAAGTCGTCGGCGGTGCTGCTGCGCTGCTGGAAGAAGTCGCCGCGACCAAGATCTCCGGCGAAGAAGATCGCTACAGCCACACCGACCTGTATGACTTCCAGGGCAACATCGACGGCGCGAAGAAAATCGTCGACCTGTTCCGTCCGCAGATCGAGCAGCAGGACAAGGCGTTTGCAGCGAAGGTCGACAAGAACTTTGCCACCGTCGACAAGATTCTGGCCAAGTACAAGACCAAGGATGGTGGTTTCGAGACTTATGACAAGGTGAAGGATAACGACCGCAAGGCGCTGGTCGGGCCGGTTAATACGCTGGCGGAAGATCTGTCCACGTTGCGTGGCAAGCTTGGTCTCAACTGAGTTCTTGTAGCGTCTGAGCGGGCCCCTTCGCGAGCAGGCTCGCTCCCACATTTTGAACTGCATTTCCCTGTGGGAGCGAGCTTGCTCCCACATCTGGAATGCATTCCAACTGTGGGAGCGAGCCTGCTCGCGAAGGCATTTTCAGCCGCACTGAATAACTTTGATTTTTTAGAGAATCCGATAGAGCAACCGCTCAATCCGCACCCGACTCACGCGCTTGAGGAACTTGGCCACCCCGGCCGGGTATTCCGGCAGCGTCTCCAGACTCTGAAAGCTGTCGATCCGATTGGTATGGCGGAAAATCTCTTCCAGCTCCTTCGCCCGCGGTTCCAGCCATTCCCCTTTCGGATCATCGATCAACAAGGCGTTCTCAAGATCCAGGCGGAACGCCCGAGGATTGAGGTTGTTGCCGGTCAGCAGCGTATAGCGCTGGTCGACCCACATGCCCTTGAGGTGATAGGTGTTGTCGCCATCACGCCACAAATGCAGGTTCAACTGACCGCTGTCGATGTTGCGCTGATGGCGTTTGGCGAAGCGGCGCAGGCTGATCTCGTACAGATACGGCAGCGCCGCGATCACCTTGAACGGCTCGCTCGGCGGGATATAGAAGTCGTTGGCGGTCTTGTCGCCGACGACGATGTCGATCTTCACACCGCGGGCCAGCGCGCGGTTGATCTCGCGGATCACACCCAGCGGCAGATTGAAGTATGGCGTGCAAATGGTCAGCTGTTTTTGCGCGCTGGCGATCAACTCGAGAATCGCCCGGTTCAACGGGTTGTTCTTGCCGACGCCCAGCAACGGAGTGACTGAGAGGCCTTCTCTTGCCGTACTGCCGGTGGCCGTGTCGTACGTTGCATATTTGAGGCGACTACGCAGATCGCCGATATCGTTGCGCAGGCTGCGCGTGGTCGGCAGGTTGGGCAGATCGAGGCGATGCACTGCTTTCGATTCGATCAGACCGTGTTTGACCAGATGATGCATCGAGTCCGCCAGTTCGTGGCTTTGCAGCACGTGATAGCGGTCGAAGCGGTACTTGTCGAATTTGTGCAGGTAAACGTTGTTCAGGCTCGCGCCGCTGTAGACCACGCAGTCGTCGATCACGAAGCCCTTCAAATGCAGCACACCAAACAGCTCGCGGGTCTGCACCGGCACGCCGTACACCGGCACTTCGCTCTGGTGCGTGCGGGTCATTTCCTGGTACCACGCCGAGTTGCCCGGCTGCTTGCCGGCACCGATCAGTCCACGCTGGGCGCGCAGCCAATCGACGACCACGGCAATTTCCAGCTCGGGACGCTTGAGTTTGGCGGCGTGCAAGGCATCAAGGATTTCCTGACCGGCTTCGTCTTGCTGCAGATACAGCGCAACGATGTAGATACGCTGGGTCGCTGCGGCGATTTTCTCGAGCAGGCAACGACGAAATTCAGCGGCGCCGGACAGAATGGTCACGGCCTCGGCGGTCAGCGGGAAGCTGCGCAATTTGGGCAGCAAGGAGCGTTTGAAAAGCAACGGCATAGGGCTCGCAATGGGTCGAATCCGAAGAACCCGAGAGCTTACACCATCGCATCCTTCGGGTCTTGTTAGTGTCTGTCATAACCCCTTCGCGAGCAGGCTCGCTCCCACAGGGGAATGCATTTCAACTGTGGGACCGAGCCTGCTCTCGAAGACGATTTCACAGTCGACAAAAATCCCCGCTTGACCAAGGAGAACAATCGTTCTACTGTTCGTCACATGAACGAAATCACTAGCAATGACACACGCGACATCATTCTGGATGTCACCGAAAAGTTGATCTACAAAAGTGGCATCGCTGCCACCAGCATGGATCTTCTGGTGAAAACCGCCGGCGTCTCCAGAAAAAGCATCTACCGTTACTTTGCCGACAAGGACGCCCTGACCGTCGCCGCTCTGCAACGCCGTGACGTACGCTGGATGCATTGGTACAGGAACGCTGTCGATCAGGCCGAAACCCCGGCCGATCGCCTGCTCAACCTGTTCACCGTGCTCAAGAGCTGGTTTGCCTCGGAAGGCTTTCGTGGCTGCGCCTTCATCAACACCAGCGGCGAGACCGGCGATCCGCAGGACCCGGTGCGCCTGGTCGCCAAAGAACACAAACAGAAGCTGCTCGACTACGTGTGCGAGCTGTGTGCCGAACATGGTGCCGAGGATCCGCAACTGCTGGCCAGACAGCTGCTGATCCTGATTGACGGTGCCATTACCGTAGCGCTTGTGATGGGTGATCACAGTGCCGCCGATAATGCGCAATGCATGGCGCGAAAGTTATTGGACCTGTAACGCCTTAATAAGCCGGACTTGTTGTTCAATTATTAATTAGATCGGGAGACTGAACATGTCTACTGCAGCCCAGGTACGTCCGCCATTACCGCCCTTCAACCGTGAATCGGCGATCGAGAAAGTTCGTTTGGCCGAGGATGGCTGGAACTCCCGCGACCCGGAACGGGTATCGCTGGCTTACACCCTCGACACCAAGTGGCGTAACCGCGCCGAGTTCGCCAACAACCGCGAAGAAGCCAAGGCCTTTCTGACCCGTAAATGGGCGAAAGAGCTGGATTATCGTTTGATCAAGGAGCTGTGGGCTTACTCGGATACCCGCATCGCCGTGCGCTACGCCTACGAATGGCACGATGACTCGGGTAACTGGTTCCGCTCTTATGGCAATGAAAACTGGGAGTTCGACGAGCAAGGCCTGATGTTCCAGCGCTATGCGTGCATCAACGACATGCCGATCAAGGAAAGCGAACGCAAGTTCCACTGGCCACTGGGCCGTCGTCCGGATGATCATCCGGGCCTGACCGAACTCGGCCTGTAAGCCAACACAGCTCCAACTGTAGGAGTGAGCCTGCTCGCGATAGCGGTGTGTCAGTCAACATACAAGTTGAATGTTCAGACGCTATCGCGAGCAGGCTCACTCCTACAGGGGATGTGTGGGGTTCAAGCGACGGCGGCAGTCTTCTCGGCCTCCAGTTCACGCACCAGCGGCAACACCCGCCACCCGAAATATTCGACCTCTTCCTGAAAATGCAGAAACCCCGCCAACACCAGATCCACACCCACCGCTTTCAACGCGACAATCCGCTCGGCAATCTGCAACGGCGTGCCAATCAGATTGGTCTTGAAACCATCGTTGTACTGCACCAGATCCTCAAACGTTGATTTCGCCCAGTTACCCTCGCCCTCCGGTGAAGCCCGGCCCGCCTGCTTCGCCGCATCGCCAAAAGCGTTTACCGCTTCCGGATCAGCCTGATCGATGATCTGCGCAAGTACCGCCCGCGCTTCTTCTTCGGTATCACGGGCGATGACAAAGGCGTTGACGCCAACTTTCACAGAATGGTTATTCGCCGCTGCTTTGGCACGAATATCGTCGACCTGCGCCTTGATCCCTTCAACGCTGTTGCCATTGGTGAAATACCAGTCCGAGACCCGTGCGGCCATGTCCC from Pseudomonas tensinigenes harbors:
- the efeB gene encoding iron uptake transporter deferrochelatase/peroxidase subunit, yielding MKDLETLNLQRRRVLMGMGAAGVALAGSALSCPAMAAAPAQVTEAPSSDKTEDRHDFHGVHQTGIVTPRPASGMLVSFDVLASDREDLERLFRTLNERIAFLMKGGPVAQIDPKLPPPDSGILGPNVTPDNLTITVSVGESLFDERFGLADAKPKRLIRMVGFPNDALEADCCHGDLSLQFCSNTADTNIHALRDIVKNLPDLLLVRWKQEGSVPPQAPAKPGVPAQSARNFLGFRDGSANPDSNDSKAMDRLVWVQPGSDEPAWAAHGSYQAVRIIRNFVERWDRTPLQEQESIIGRVKTTGAPMGAQRESEVPDYSKDPAGKLTKLDAHIRLANPRTAATQANLILRRPFNYSNGVNKNGQLDMGLLFICYQADLEKGFITVQTRLNGEPLEEYLKPVGGGYFFTLPGVTGDKDFIGRSLLNATQPKTAA
- the efeO gene encoding iron uptake system protein EfeO; protein product: MKKTPLALLLTLGLLNTPLSAFAATAPLDLVGPVSDYKIYVTEQLDELGSHTQQFTDAVKKGDLATAQKLYAPTRVFYESIEPIAELFSDLDASIDSRVDDHEKGVKAEDFTGFHRIEYTLFSEKSTQGLNELADKLNSDVKDLQTRVAGLTFPPEKVVGGAAALLEEVAATKISGEEDRYSHTDLYDFQGNIDGAKKIVDLFRPQIEQQDKAFAAKVDKNFATVDKILAKYKTKDGGFETYDKVKDNDRKALVGPVNTLAEDLSTLRGKLGLN
- the pssA gene encoding CDP-diacylglycerol--serine O-phosphatidyltransferase, which encodes MPLLFKRSLLPKLRSFPLTAEAVTILSGAAEFRRCLLEKIAAATQRIYIVALYLQQDEAGQEILDALHAAKLKRPELEIAVVVDWLRAQRGLIGAGKQPGNSAWYQEMTRTHQSEVPVYGVPVQTRELFGVLHLKGFVIDDCVVYSGASLNNVYLHKFDKYRFDRYHVLQSHELADSMHHLVKHGLIESKAVHRLDLPNLPTTRSLRNDIGDLRSRLKYATYDTATGSTAREGLSVTPLLGVGKNNPLNRAILELIASAQKQLTICTPYFNLPLGVIREINRALARGVKIDIVVGDKTANDFYIPPSEPFKVIAALPYLYEISLRRFAKRHQRNIDSGQLNLHLWRDGDNTYHLKGMWVDQRYTLLTGNNLNPRAFRLDLENALLIDDPKGEWLEPRAKELEEIFRHTNRIDSFQSLETLPEYPAGVAKFLKRVSRVRIERLLYRIL
- a CDS encoding TetR/AcrR family transcriptional regulator, coding for MNEITSNDTRDIILDVTEKLIYKSGIAATSMDLLVKTAGVSRKSIYRYFADKDALTVAALQRRDVRWMHWYRNAVDQAETPADRLLNLFTVLKSWFASEGFRGCAFINTSGETGDPQDPVRLVAKEHKQKLLDYVCELCAEHGAEDPQLLARQLLILIDGAITVALVMGDHSAADNAQCMARKLLDL
- a CDS encoding DUF1348 family protein is translated as MSTAAQVRPPLPPFNRESAIEKVRLAEDGWNSRDPERVSLAYTLDTKWRNRAEFANNREEAKAFLTRKWAKELDYRLIKELWAYSDTRIAVRYAYEWHDDSGNWFRSYGNENWEFDEQGLMFQRYACINDMPIKESERKFHWPLGRRPDDHPGLTELGL